The DNA sequence AGACCTACACCGAGGCTGATTTCGGCAGGGCCTTCACCGACAATTACGGCTGGCTGGAAATCTTCGGCACGCGCGGGCACTTCGTCAACGAAGAGGTCGCCGCCGGGCTGCTGATTCTCGGACCCGGGATCGTCTACCCCGACCATCATCATGTCGCCGAGGAAATCTATATTCCGCTGACCGGCGGTACGGAATGGCGCATGGGCGAAAGCGGTTTTCGCAGGCGGGAGGCCAGCGAGGTCGTCCACCATGCCTCCAATGTCAACCACGCCATGCGGACCGGCAAGGACCCGCTGCTGGCGCTCTATATCTGGCGCGGCGGGCCGTTGGCGCAAAAATCCACGATCACCGGCACCGCGACGCAGGTCAGAGGCTGATGGCCAGGGCAATCATGCTGCAAGGCACAGGGTCGGATGTCGGCAAGACGGTGCTGGTCGCAGGCCTTTGCCGCGCCGCGAAAAAGCGTGGCCTGAAGGTGCGGCCATTCAAGCCGCAGAACATGTCGAACAACGCCGCCGTCGCCGATATCCCCGGCGACAACAACCATGGTGGCGGCGAGATCGGCCGCGCGCAATGGCTGCAGGCGATCGCCTGCGGCGTGCCGCCATCGGTGCATATGAACCCGGTGCTGCTCAAGCCGCAGACCGATGTCGGCGCGCAGGTCATCGTCCAGGGCAAGGTGTTCGGCGAGGCGCGGGCGCGCGACTACCAGGCGCTGAAGGGCCGGCTGATGGATGCAGTGCTGGAGTCCTGGGGCAAGGTCGGCGAGGGCGCCGACCTCGTCATCGTGGAGGGCGCCGGCTCGCCGGCCGAAATCAACCTCCGCAGCCGCGATATCGCCAATATGGGCTTTGCCACGCGCGCCGATGTGCCGGTGGTGCTGGTCGGCGACATCGATCGCGGTGGCGTCATCGCCTCGGTCGCGGGCACGCATCTGATCCTGCCGGAAGAAGACCGGCGCATGATCGTCGGCTATCTCATCAACAAGTTCCGGGGCGATGTCTCGCTGTTCGATGACGGCATCAAGGCGATCGAGAAGTTCACCGACTGGCGCTGTTTCGGCGTCGTGCCGTGGCTGAAGGCCGCGGCACGGCTACCCTCGGAAGATTCCGTGGTGCTGGAGCGGCTGGCATCCGGCGAGGCGCGCGCGCTCAAAGTGGCGGTGCCGATGCTTGGCCGCATTGCGAATTTCGACGATCTCGACCCGCTCAAGGCCGAACCGCAGGTCGAAGTGGTGTTCGTGCCGCCGGGAAAGAAGCTGCCGGCCGATGCCGGGCTGGTGGTCATTCCCGGCTCCAAGTCGACGATCGGCGATCTCCTGAAGTTGCGCGAGAATGGTTGGGATCGGGATCTTGCGGCGCACCGCAAGCGCGGCGGCCATGTCGTCGGCATCTGCGGCGGGTTCCAGATGCTCGGCCGCATGGTACGCGATCCCGACGGCATCGAAGGCTCCGTCATGGAAGCCGAGGGGCTCGGCCTGCTCGATGTCGAGACGGTGATGGAGCCGGAAAAGACGGTGCGAAATGTCAGCGCCCGGTCAGTGCCGTTCGGCCTGCCGCTCGAAGGCTACGAGATCCACCTCGGCCGCACCACGGGTCCGGACACCAGGCGCCCGTCGGCGATCATCAATGGTGCCGAGGATGGCGCGATCTCGGCGGACGGCAAGGTGATCGGCACTTACATGCATGGCCTGTTCGGCGCCGACGGCTTTCGCGGGAAATTTCTCGAAAGCCTCGGCATCAAGGGCGGTGGCCTCGACTATCGTGCCGAAGTCGAGCGGGCGCTGGACGAAGTCGCCGCCGAGTTGGAGACCCATCTGGACTGCGACGCGATTTTTTCGCTGGCGCGTTGAAGGTCAGGCCTTCTCGCTGGCCTTCGGCCAGTAGGTGCCGAACGACCAGACATCTCGATTGGCATTGCCCATCCTTCCGCCAAGCGAATCTAGCAGAGCCCGCATTAGAATCAAAAACGCCCGGCTTGGCCGGGCGCTCTCAGTCCCCGCTTGTCGAGGGAAACTTGTCAGGCGCCGCGCATCAGGCAGCCGGCGGCCAGCACGATGTAGGCGATAAGAACAATCCACACCGATGCGATTGGAATGAACGCGAGGACGCCAAGCGCGGCAAGAATGCCGATGATGGCGATGACAACGGAGATGATGAAAATAATCTGGGTAGGCGCGCTGAGATTCATGTCTGACTCCTCCAACATGATTCGAACATCAGCACTGTAACAGGCGCGTGATCACAGACCAATCATGACACGCAACGGGTTGGCCGGATCGGCCAGCAGCTTCACCGCCAGAGCCACGCAGACGATGACCAGCAGCGGCTTGATCAGCTTGGCGCCGATACGCATGGCCAAGCTCGCGCCAACGCGGGCGCCGAGGAACTGGGCGACGCCCATCATCAGGCCAATCTTCCATGAGATGACGCCGACAGCGGCAAAGATGATGAAGCCGCCGATGTTGGAGGCGAAATTGAGCAGTTTGGTGTGCGCCGTTGCCTTGAGCACGCCGTAGCCGGCGAGCGTCACGAAGGCCAGCATGTAGAAGGAACCGGCGCCCGGCCCGAATACGCCATCATAGAAGCCGATGGCCGGCACCACGGTCACGCCGAACAGGAAGGGCGACAGGCGCTCGGCCCGGTCGACATCGTTCATGTTGGGCTTGAGCGCGAAGTAGAGCGCAATGGCAATCAGCACCAGCGGCAGGGCCGCGCGTAACAGGTCGCCGGGCACGATCGTGGCCAGCAGTGCGCCGATGGCGCCGCCAGCGAGGGCAAGCAGCGCCGATGGCAACTGCCGGCGCAGGTCGACATGGCCTTTCGAGGCATAGTGGATCGTCGCCGACCCGGAGCCGAACATGCCTTGCAGCTTGTTGGTTCCAAGCGCCTCGACCGGCGAAAAACCGGCGAGCAGCAGCGCCGGAATGGTGATCAGCCCGCCGCCGCCGGCTATCGAATCGACAAAGCCCGCGGCAAAGGCGGCGAAAGCGAGCATGGCGATGGTCTGGGCGGTGAGGTCGATCATCTGATATATCGAGATGTCCGTCGGCTTTGGCGCGCGTTCGACCACGGCCACCCCGTTTGCGCAAGGCCGATTCCGCGCTAATTCTGTTGAAGAGGAATCGGAAAGGGGCCGTTCATGGCATTCGCATTGCTGGACCAGATACGCTCGATCTTCGACGGCGACCCGGGCGTGCGCAAGGTCGCGGACGATCCCGTCCTGTCGGCGGAACTGCTGATGCTGTTCCGGATGATCCTGGCCGATGGCACGGTGAGCGAGAGCGAGATGATCGCCTTCCGGCGCATCTGCAAGGATGCTTTCGGCATTCCGGAAACCAGCATCGACGCGGTCATCGAATATCTCAACGAATTCGGCTACGAGACCAACGGCTCGCAGGCGATCGCGCTGTTTCGCGACCTCGACGTCGGGCGGCGCAAGCAATTGGCGCAGCACATGGCGGAAATCGCCAAGGCGGATTCGCAACTGGCCGAGACCGAGGTGCGCCTGTTGCGCCGCACGCTCGATTTGCTCGACATCAGCCCGGTCGACGTGGTGAAGCCGGAAGAGTAGCGGGCGGCGGCAACTCACCCTTGTTCCTGCATCCGTTTCGCGATCGCCCGGCGCAGATCCGGCGCCGCAGCGACAAGCGCCCTGGCCGCCTCTGATTGTGGGTGATCGAGCAGTTCGCTCGTCCTGCCGCGCTCGACGATCTTGCCGTCATGCATGACAAGCACCTCATCCGTGATGGCGCGGGCGACGGCCAGGTCATGAGTGATGAAGAGATAGGCGATGCCGAGTTTCCGGTTGAGTCCGGCGAAGAGGTCCAGGATCTGTGCACGAATCGAAACATCGAGCGCCGAGACCGGCTCGTCGGCGACGACAAGCTTGGGGCGCGTGATGATGGCGCGGGCGATCGACAGGCGTTGGCGCTGGCCGCCGGAAAATTCGTGCGGATATTTGTGCATGTCGCGTTCGTCGAGGCCGACCTCGTGCAGCGCATGCGCCACCATCTCGCGGCGCTCGGCGCGCGTCGGTTTTTTCTCCAGGACATGCAGGGGTTCGGCGACCAGTTTTTCGACCTTCTGGCGCGGATCGAAGGAGCCGTAGGGGTCCTGGAAGACAACCTGCATATCGCGCCTGGCCGGCTTCAGCTCGGCCTCGCTCCTGCCGGTGATGGGTTCGCCGCGAAAGCGGATCACGCCCGAACTCGGCCGGTCCAACGCCAGGATCATGCGGGCAAGGGTCGACTTGCCGCAGCCGGAGCGGCCGACCAGCGCCACCGACTGGCCCGGCGCCATCGACAGGGAGACATCGTCGACCGCACGTATGTCGGGCGCGCGCCTGAACAGCGCGATGCGGCGGCCGGGGTAGTCGCGGCTGACGCCCTCAACCTGCAGCAAGGGTTGGTCCATCCCGACACGATGAGGCTTGGCGCGCGCCGGAACATGCATCGAGGCCTGCGCCAGCTGGCGCGTATAGGGATGGAACTGTTCCGAGAGCGTACGCGCCGTGTCGCCGGCGTCCATCACCTCGCCATGGCGCAGGATGGTGATGCGGTCGGCCATCTCTGTTACGACAGCGAGATCATGCGAGACCAGCAGCAGACCCATGCGGTTCTCCGCCACGAGATCGCGCAGGAGGTCGAGGATCTGTGCCTGCAGCACCACGTCGAGCGCCGTCGTCGGCTCGTCGGCGATCAGCAGCTTCGGCTTCAGCGCGCAGGCGATGGCGATGACGACGCGCTGGCGCTGGCCGCCCGACAATTCGTGCGGATAGCGCGACAGCGGGAATTTCGCTTCGGGCAGGCCGACGCGGTCGAGCATTTTTCGCGCCCGCTCCTCGGCGTCGGCACGGCTTGCCCTGGTGTGCCAGCGTATGCCTTCGGCGACTTGTTCGCCGATCGTCTTGACCGGATTGAGCGCCGTCATCGGCTCCTGGAAAACCATGCCGATGTCGTCGCCGCGCAAGGCACACATCTGGTCCTCGGTCGCGCCGAGAATATCGATGCCGTCGAATGTAATGCGCCCGGTGGCGCGTGCGGCATGGGGCAGGAGCCGCATCACCGTCAGCGCTGTCATCGATTTGCCGGAGCCGGATTCGCCGACCAGCCCCATCACTTCGCCGGGCGCGACGGAGAGCTCCATGTCTTTCAAGATCTGTGTGTCGCCGATGACCAGCGACAGATTATCGACTTCGAGCAGGCTCATCGCTGCCGCCGCGATTTCGGGTCGAGAATGTCGGCGATGCCGTCGCCCAGAAGATTCAGGCCGAGCACGGTGACGACGATCGCCATGCCGGGGAAGATCGCCATCCACGGCGCCACCACCATGCGCGTCTGGGCGTCGAACAGCATGCGGCCCCAGCTCGGCATTGGCGGCTGAGCGCCGAGGCCGAGATAGGAAAGCCCGGCTTCGGCCAGGATGCCCAGCGCGAACTGGATTGTGCCTTGCACTAGGAGCAGCGTGGCGATGTTGGGCAGCACGTGTTCGATCGATATCTGCGTGCTGCTCTTGCCGGCGGCGCGCGCGGCAAGGATGAATTCACGCGGCCAGACGGCCAGCGCGCCGGCGCGGGCGACGCGGGCGAACACCGGAATGTTGAAGATACCGATGGCTATGATCGCGTTGACGGCGCCCGGCCCGAAGATGGCTGTTATCATGATGGCCGACAGCAGCGCGGGGAACGCGAAGACGAGGTCGTTGATGCGCATCAGCGCCTCGTCGACGAGGCCGCCGCGCGCGGCGGCGAAGGCGCCAAGCGGCACGCCGACACCCATGCCGATCCCGACGGCGACCAGCGCCACGGCGATCGAGTTGCGGGCGCCAACCATGATCATCGACAGGATATCGCGGCCGAAATGGTCGGTGCCGAACCAGTGCGCCAGCGAGGGACCTTGCGTCTTGTCCGCTATGACGAGCCTCGTCACATCGAAGGGTGTCCAGACATAGGAGACGACAGCCATCGCCAGGATCAGCACGGTGATGACGAAACCGGTAACGAAAGCGGTGTTCCCAAACGCCTTGACCAGGATGCCGCGGAACGTCTCGTCGGGGATGTCGATGCGCAGCGTCATTGCCGGGTCCTCAGGCGGGGATCGACCACCGCATAGGAAAGGTCGACGACGAGGTTGACGGCAACGACGGCGGCGACCAGCAGCATGACGACGCTCTCGACGACGATCAGGTCGCGCTGGGTGATCGCCTGGAACACCAGCCGGCCGAGCCCGGGCAAATAGAAGACATTTTCGATGATGATGGTGCCGGCGAGCAGGAAGGCGAACTGCAGGCCAAGGATGGTCAGCACCGGGATCATGGCATTGCGTAGCGCGTGCCGCCACAGCACGGCTCGATAGGGCAGGCCCTTGGCGCGGGCGGTGCGGATGTAATCCTCGTTGAGCACCTCGATCAGCGCCGAGCGGGTGACGCGCGCCAGGATCGCCGCTTGCGGCAAGGCAAGCGCCACCGCCGGCAACAGCAGCGATTTCAGTGCCGGCCAGGCGCCGGCGCCCCAACCAGGAAAACCACCGGCCGGGACCAGACGCAGCCAGACGGCGAAGACATAGATCAGCATCAGCGCGAACCAGAAATTGGGCACGGCAACGCCAAGCTGCGCGACGCCCATTGAAATCGTATCGCCGGCCCGTCCGCGTCGGCTGGCGGAAAACAGGCCGACCGGAGTGGCGATCAAGGTGGAGAGCGCGAGCGCGATCAGCGCCAGCGGCAGCGAGACGGCCAGCCGTTCACGCACGAGATCGATGACCGGGACCGAGTAGGTATAGGAGCGGCCGAAATCGAGGGTGAGCAAGCCGCCGGCCCAGTGCAGATAGCGCAGTACGATCGGCGCGTTGAGGCCCATCTGGTTGCGCAAGAGTTCCACTTGGTCGGCACTGGCGTTCATGCCCAGCATCAGCCGCGCCGGATCGCCGGGGAGGATCTCCAGCACGGCGAACACCACCATCGAGGCAAGCACCAGCGTGGCTAAAGCGACGGCGAGGCGCTTGAGGAGGTAGGCGCTCATGGAAGGCGAGGGAGTGGCGCGCGCACCACGAGCCTCACTCGCTCCACTTCACCTTGGTCAGGTCATTGGCCTGGATCGGCGCATTTTCCCACAGGCCTTGCAGCTTGGCGTCCCAGACACCGACCTTGGGCAATTCGTAGAGGAAGCCGACCACGGCGTCGTCGGCCAGGATCTTCTGCGCCTCGCCAAGCAGTTCCTTGCGCTTGGCCTCGTCGGAGGTGAGGTTGAGGTCGGCGATCACCTTGTCGAAGGTCGGATTGTCGTAGTTGAAGTAATAGTCCTTGCGCGCATAGATATCGATGTCGTTGGGCTCGGTGTGGGAGACGATGGTCAGGTCGTAATCCTTCTTGGTGAACACCTGGTCCAGCCACTGCGCCCATTCGACCGGGATGATCTCCAGGTTGATGCCGACATCGCGAAGTTGCGAGGCGATGATCTCGCCACCGAGCCGTGCATAGCTGGGCGGCGGCAGTTTCAGCGTTGCCTTGAAGCCGTTCTCCAGCCCGGCCTCCTTCAGCAGTTCCTTGGCCTTGTCGACATTATGCGGATAGAGGCCGGTGAGGTCGACATAGTCCTTGTTCGCCGGCGACATATGCGAGCCGATCGGCAGGCCAAGGCCGGCTGAGGCGCCGTCGATGATCGCCTTGCGGTCGAGCGCGTAGGAGATCGCCTGCCTGACCTGCAGCTTGTCGAAAGGTGGCTTCTTGTTGTTGATCGAGAGGATGGTCTCGCCTTCGGTCGAACCGATCACCACCTTGAAACGCGGATCGTCCTTGACCTGTGCGAGGCTGTCGGGATCGAAGAAGGGGAAGGCCTGGATGTCGCCGGACAAAAGGGCCGGCACATAGGCCGCGGCATCGGGCACGATGCGGAACTCGACCTTGTCGAGGAACACCGGAGCGCCCCAGTAATGGCCAGATTTGACCAGCGTGATCGATGATCCCTTGGCCCAGTTCTGGAACTTGAACGGGCCGGTGCCAACCGGGTTTTCCTTGTTGGTGGCGGCGGATTTCGGCGACACCATCACCGCGTCGCCCCAGCCCATATTGTAAAGGAAGGATCCTTGCGGGTTTTTCAGCGTGACGTTCACCGTCGCCGGATCGATGACATCGACCTTGTCGATGGCCGCGAACAGGCCCTTCTGCGCGTTGACCGAATTGTCGGCGCGGGCACGGTCGAGCGAGAATTTCACGTCATCGGCGCTGAAATCGGCGCCGTCGTGGAATTTGACGCCGGTGTGCAGCTTGAAGGTGTAGACCTTGCCGTCATCGGAAATGGTCCAGCTTTCCGCCAGATCCGGCAGCACTTCGCCATTGGGTCCGATCCGGGTCAGGCCCTCGAAGACATTGGCGTAGAGCACTTCCTTGATCGCCGCAGCGGCACCAGCGGTTGGGTCGAGATGCGGCGGTTCGAGCGGAATGCCGATGACCAGGTCGGTTCGGGCCGCAAAGGCGGAGGTTCCAGCGGCCAATGCGAGAACCGCGGCGGCCAGAATGGTTTTCCACAATCTCATCGTGCAACTCCCCATGCGTTCAGGACACGTGCTCAAGCCGGGCGATAGAAGCGTGATTTCGCGTGGGAGTAAATTGCGTTTCGTGCTGCCAGGCGGGATGGCCGGGAATGTTTTTGCCGTGCCAGCCCTGTCGGCGGGCCGAAGCTTATCGCGATGCAGGGGTTATCCCGTGGCCGTGCCGCGCAGCAGCACGTTGAGCCCGATCGCCATCACCTTGGCCGATTCCACCATGTCCGATATGCCGACCCACTCGTCCGGCCGATGGGCGAGGTCGAGAATGCCCGGGCCATAGGCGATGCAGTCGTGGATATGTCCGATGCGGGCGATGTGCTTCTGGTCGTAGGTGCCGGGCGAAATGACGTAGTCGGGCTCGCGGTCGAAGATCGCATGAATGCCTTGCGCCACCGCCTTGACGACGGGCGCGTCGCGCTCGGTCATCAGCGGCAGTACTTCCATCAGATCGCGGATCTCGTAGTCGAATTTTTTGCGCTCGCGCTTCAGCCGGTCGAGAATGCCGGTCACTTCGGCTTTGACCGTGGCCAGATCCTCCTCGAGAAGGAAGCGGCGGTCGATGGTCAGACGGCAGGAATCGGGCACGTTGGGGGAGGGCAGGCCGGGGCGGAAATCCTCGGTCTGGCCGCCATGAACGGAATTGATGTTCATGGTCGAGCGCCTGGCGCCTTCCGGCACCACCGGCATGCGCGTGATCTTGCGGTCGAGTGCCGGGAACAGTTCGTTCTCGAATGCCTGCAGCACCGCGCCCATATGGCGCACCGCATTGTCGCCGAGAAACGGCATCGAGCCGTGCGCGATCTCACCCTTGGTCTCGATCTCCGCCCACCAGACGCCGCGATGGCCGAGGCAGATGCGGTCCTTGTTGAGAGGCTCGGGAATGATGACGTGATCGACCCTGGGTTTCGAGAAATAGCCGAGGCCGGCCAGGTGGGCGACGCCGCCGAAGCCGCCGGATTCCTCATCGACCGTTCCCGAGATCTCGATGGCGCCCGGAAAGTCCGGGAAGACTTCCAAAAAGGCTTCGACAGCGATGATGGAGGCGGCGAGGCCGCCCTTCATGTCGCAGGCGCCGCGTCCATAGACCTTGCCATCCCTGACGATGCCGGCGAACGGATCGACGGTCCAGCCGTCGCCGGCTTCGACAACGTCGATATGCGAATTGAAATGGACGCAGGCACCAGGTGACCGTCCATCAAACCGCGCAACGACATTGATGCGCGGGTAGCGATCGGTGTCCCCGGGCGTGCCGTCGGCGCGGATGAACTCGGTCTCGAAGCCGCTCTTCCTTAGCCGCGCACCGATATAGTTGGCGCATGGTCCGTAGGCTTCGCCGGGTGGATTTATGGTCGGAAAGCGGATCAGGTCGGCGGTCAGCGCCACCAACTCGTCGCGCCTGATGTCGATTGCCTTGAGGAGTCGCCCGTTCATGCCGCGAGTTGAGCAGCGATCCCAGTGGTTTTGCAAGCCCGTCGATCAAATCCGTGCAACGTGTCGTTGTGGCAACTATCGCGGGAAATCGTTCAAATTCACTGCTTTGGATTGGCGAATTGGTCAAAGACTGTGTGTTATCTGTTCACCGCCATTAAAAACGTGAAAAACAACGTGATGGCGAGCAGGCAAGGGCAATCAAAGGGGTTTGATCGCATGAAAATGTCATTTCTCAAGGCAGCAGTATTGGTCGTTGCGCTGTTTGGCGCATCGGCCGCAAGTCAGTCGGCGACATTGGTGGCGAACATCGACGTGTCGTCGCAGACAATGACGGTTCGTTATGGCGATTCTGTCTATAGGTGGGCCGTCTCGACCGCCCGTCCGGGCTATTTCACGCCGCGCGGCACCTACCGGCCGCAGCGCACGGCGCGGATGTGGTATTCGCGCAAATACGACATGTCGCCGATGCCGTACTCGGTGTTCTTCCGTGGCGGCTATGCCATCCATGGAACGGGCGCCGTCAGGCAGCTCGGCCGTCCGGCTTCGCATGGCTGCGTAAGGCTGCATACAGCCAATGCCGCGGCCTTCTATTCAATGGTCCGCGAAGTGGGCTTCGGCAATACGCGCATTGTCGTCACCAATTAGGCAATTGGCGATTTGTTGATACTGGCTTTGCTTGCTGGCGGAGGAACACACGTTCCCGCCAGCGGCTTGCTCATGTGTTTGAGACGGGAGCCGGCTTGGTGCGGTTTTTTCGCCGCCACTTGCTGATCTCCCACCTTTTGTGGAACCACATCCATTGGCCTGGATCCTCTCGGACCCAGCGCTCGACGACGTCATTCAGCATCTGGGTGGTGGCGTGGACATCGACGCTGCCGTCGGCGGTGCGCGGCAGGACCAACTTGTCCTCGATCTCGAGCCGGAAGCGGTTGCCCGGCAACCTGATACAACGCGCCGGATAGACGTCGCAGTCATAGTGGCGGGCAAGGGTGCCGAGCACGCGGTTGCTCTGGCAGGGACGGCCGAAGAAGGTCGTGTCCAGGCCGTTGGAGAATTTCTGGTCGACGAGAACGCCGATATTGCCGCCATTCTCCAACACCCCCGCCAGCGCGAACGAGGCACCGGCCATCGAAGGCAGCAAGCCTCCCATGGTCGATCGCCTTGTCGAAAGGATGTAGTCGGCGAGGTAGGGGTTGTTGGGCGGCCGAAACAGCGCCGTGATGTTCATGCCGAAGGTCGCGGCCGCCACCGGCAGCAGCTCGAAATTGCCGAGATGGCCGGTGAAGACGATGTGCGGCTGCTTCTCGGCCGCGATCTCGACGAAATGCTCTGTTCCCTTGACCTCGATGCGGCCGGGCTTGCCGGCGGCTGGGTCATAGTCGAACAGGGCGTCGAGGAAGATGTATTCGGCGGCAAGGCGGGCCATGTTGCCCCACATGTCGGAGGCGATGGCCCGGATTTCGTCCTCGCTCTTTTCCGGATAGGCCTTGCGCAGATTGTCGAGGGCGACCTGGTGGCGTCCGACCCTTGGACCGATGAGGCGTGCGGTGCGGTCGGCAAAATTCAGCGCGCTGTCGACCGGCAGCAGGCGCAGCAGCGACATGATGACCATCGCGAGACGCGCAACAAACCAGTAATTCACCTGGCGCAATTGTCTGCCAAAGCGAAATTTCAGATCGCGGCGAAGCTTCTTGAGCACGGAAATCGAGGCTCTAGAGCATGATGCCGAAAAGTGTGAAGCGGTTTTCGGATGACATCATGCTCTATTCCTTGATTTAGAGGCGGATTCAGATTTCAGGTCGAATCGACCTGAAATCATCCGACTCTAGGCGACGCGCAGGACGATCTTGCCGAAGACGTCGCGGCCTTCCATGCGTTTCAGCGCGGCATCGATATCGTCGAAGCCGACCTCGGTGTCGATCACCGGAGCGACCTGTCCAGCGGCCATCTTCTGCATGGCGTTGGCCATGTTCTCCATCCGGCAACCGA is a window from the Mesorhizobium australicum WSM2073 genome containing:
- a CDS encoding dimethylsulfonioproprionate lyase family protein, translating into MTTKFDKLLEKFHAYLASVDDALVREAVARIGWDMPARNLEPHRLGCLRHLDRAAELAPPDARPLVRLLAEQRNELHWGQTYTEADFGRAFTDNYGWLEIFGTRGHFVNEEVAAGLLILGPGIVYPDHHHVAEEIYIPLTGGTEWRMGESGFRRREASEVVHHASNVNHAMRTGKDPLLALYIWRGGPLAQKSTITGTATQVRG
- a CDS encoding cobyric acid synthase, encoding MARAIMLQGTGSDVGKTVLVAGLCRAAKKRGLKVRPFKPQNMSNNAAVADIPGDNNHGGGEIGRAQWLQAIACGVPPSVHMNPVLLKPQTDVGAQVIVQGKVFGEARARDYQALKGRLMDAVLESWGKVGEGADLVIVEGAGSPAEINLRSRDIANMGFATRADVPVVLVGDIDRGGVIASVAGTHLILPEEDRRMIVGYLINKFRGDVSLFDDGIKAIEKFTDWRCFGVVPWLKAAARLPSEDSVVLERLASGEARALKVAVPMLGRIANFDDLDPLKAEPQVEVVFVPPGKKLPADAGLVVIPGSKSTIGDLLKLRENGWDRDLAAHRKRGGHVVGICGGFQMLGRMVRDPDGIEGSVMEAEGLGLLDVETVMEPEKTVRNVSARSVPFGLPLEGYEIHLGRTTGPDTRRPSAIINGAEDGAISADGKVIGTYMHGLFGADGFRGKFLESLGIKGGGLDYRAEVERALDEVAAELETHLDCDAIFSLAR
- a CDS encoding TSUP family transporter, whose product is MIDLTAQTIAMLAFAAFAAGFVDSIAGGGGLITIPALLLAGFSPVEALGTNKLQGMFGSGSATIHYASKGHVDLRRQLPSALLALAGGAIGALLATIVPGDLLRAALPLVLIAIALYFALKPNMNDVDRAERLSPFLFGVTVVPAIGFYDGVFGPGAGSFYMLAFVTLAGYGVLKATAHTKLLNFASNIGGFIIFAAVGVISWKIGLMMGVAQFLGARVGASLAMRIGAKLIKPLLVIVCVALAVKLLADPANPLRVMIGL
- a CDS encoding TerB family tellurite resistance protein, giving the protein MAFALLDQIRSIFDGDPGVRKVADDPVLSAELLMLFRMILADGTVSESEMIAFRRICKDAFGIPETSIDAVIEYLNEFGYETNGSQAIALFRDLDVGRRKQLAQHMAEIAKADSQLAETEVRLLRRTLDLLDISPVDVVKPEE
- a CDS encoding ABC transporter ATP-binding protein encodes the protein MSLLEVDNLSLVIGDTQILKDMELSVAPGEVMGLVGESGSGKSMTALTVMRLLPHAARATGRITFDGIDILGATEDQMCALRGDDIGMVFQEPMTALNPVKTIGEQVAEGIRWHTRASRADAEERARKMLDRVGLPEAKFPLSRYPHELSGGQRQRVVIAIACALKPKLLIADEPTTALDVVLQAQILDLLRDLVAENRMGLLLVSHDLAVVTEMADRITILRHGEVMDAGDTARTLSEQFHPYTRQLAQASMHVPARAKPHRVGMDQPLLQVEGVSRDYPGRRIALFRRAPDIRAVDDVSLSMAPGQSVALVGRSGCGKSTLARMILALDRPSSGVIRFRGEPITGRSEAELKPARRDMQVVFQDPYGSFDPRQKVEKLVAEPLHVLEKKPTRAERREMVAHALHEVGLDERDMHKYPHEFSGGQRQRLSIARAIITRPKLVVADEPVSALDVSIRAQILDLFAGLNRKLGIAYLFITHDLAVARAITDEVLVMHDGKIVERGRTSELLDHPQSEAARALVAAAPDLRRAIAKRMQEQG
- a CDS encoding ABC transporter permease, producing MTLRIDIPDETFRGILVKAFGNTAFVTGFVITVLILAMAVVSYVWTPFDVTRLVIADKTQGPSLAHWFGTDHFGRDILSMIMVGARNSIAVALVAVGIGMGVGVPLGAFAAARGGLVDEALMRINDLVFAFPALLSAIMITAIFGPGAVNAIIAIGIFNIPVFARVARAGALAVWPREFILAARAAGKSSTQISIEHVLPNIATLLLVQGTIQFALGILAEAGLSYLGLGAQPPMPSWGRMLFDAQTRMVVAPWMAIFPGMAIVVTVLGLNLLGDGIADILDPKSRRQR
- a CDS encoding ABC transporter permease; translation: MSAYLLKRLAVALATLVLASMVVFAVLEILPGDPARLMLGMNASADQVELLRNQMGLNAPIVLRYLHWAGGLLTLDFGRSYTYSVPVIDLVRERLAVSLPLALIALALSTLIATPVGLFSASRRGRAGDTISMGVAQLGVAVPNFWFALMLIYVFAVWLRLVPAGGFPGWGAGAWPALKSLLLPAVALALPQAAILARVTRSALIEVLNEDYIRTARAKGLPYRAVLWRHALRNAMIPVLTILGLQFAFLLAGTIIIENVFYLPGLGRLVFQAITQRDLIVVESVVMLLVAAVVAVNLVVDLSYAVVDPRLRTRQ
- a CDS encoding ABC transporter substrate-binding protein — protein: MRLWKTILAAAVLALAAGTSAFAARTDLVIGIPLEPPHLDPTAGAAAAIKEVLYANVFEGLTRIGPNGEVLPDLAESWTISDDGKVYTFKLHTGVKFHDGADFSADDVKFSLDRARADNSVNAQKGLFAAIDKVDVIDPATVNVTLKNPQGSFLYNMGWGDAVMVSPKSAATNKENPVGTGPFKFQNWAKGSSITLVKSGHYWGAPVFLDKVEFRIVPDAAAYVPALLSGDIQAFPFFDPDSLAQVKDDPRFKVVIGSTEGETILSINNKKPPFDKLQVRQAISYALDRKAIIDGASAGLGLPIGSHMSPANKDYVDLTGLYPHNVDKAKELLKEAGLENGFKATLKLPPPSYARLGGEIIASQLRDVGINLEIIPVEWAQWLDQVFTKKDYDLTIVSHTEPNDIDIYARKDYYFNYDNPTFDKVIADLNLTSDEAKRKELLGEAQKILADDAVVGFLYELPKVGVWDAKLQGLWENAPIQANDLTKVKWSE
- a CDS encoding acetylornithine deacetylase/succinyl-diaminopimelate desuccinylase family protein, with product MNGRLLKAIDIRRDELVALTADLIRFPTINPPGEAYGPCANYIGARLRKSGFETEFIRADGTPGDTDRYPRINVVARFDGRSPGACVHFNSHIDVVEAGDGWTVDPFAGIVRDGKVYGRGACDMKGGLAASIIAVEAFLEVFPDFPGAIEISGTVDEESGGFGGVAHLAGLGYFSKPRVDHVIIPEPLNKDRICLGHRGVWWAEIETKGEIAHGSMPFLGDNAVRHMGAVLQAFENELFPALDRKITRMPVVPEGARRSTMNINSVHGGQTEDFRPGLPSPNVPDSCRLTIDRRFLLEEDLATVKAEVTGILDRLKRERKKFDYEIRDLMEVLPLMTERDAPVVKAVAQGIHAIFDREPDYVISPGTYDQKHIARIGHIHDCIAYGPGILDLAHRPDEWVGISDMVESAKVMAIGLNVLLRGTATG
- a CDS encoding L,D-transpeptidase; the encoded protein is MKMSFLKAAVLVVALFGASAASQSATLVANIDVSSQTMTVRYGDSVYRWAVSTARPGYFTPRGTYRPQRTARMWYSRKYDMSPMPYSVFFRGGYAIHGTGAVRQLGRPASHGCVRLHTANAAAFYSMVREVGFGNTRIVVTN